The proteins below are encoded in one region of Bacteroides uniformis:
- a CDS encoding TonB-dependent receptor plug domain-containing protein gives MIKKRLLTALLMGGIIATGAYAQAEKGDSDDMTKKTHELNPVVVTGTGTHQRLKNTPSPVSVITANEIKRAGITDFQQALTMMVPSLSFRPNAMGSYLMMNGLSNKHVLILVNGRKVTGDITGNIDLNQIDMTRVKRIEVLNGAASSLYGSDAIGGVINIITNEPKDVVAFSSNSSYTRKNQFSQGLNLDIAQGKIGSYTSYKYDHSDGWQNSHLTEDGEDIIETIAPLSLGYSSNNFSQKFTYDATDQLSFYANGGYYNRGLERPVEREDITGGSKYNTTYEGYNWGAGAKYKLSKRNVIQFDYSGNNYASRYKYLIENSGYLPGQYALTKLQKFHDAELKGIFGFTTNSTTVFGVDYRREVLRRPDSDLDKSVYTTSAYGQHEVKLWNHLTGVVGVRYDHHEQTGGRFTPKVAAMYNIGNFNVRATYAAGFRAPGIDELYYHMFKKTMGTRATISLGDENLDPERSNYYSINMEYRTNRFSASVTGYLNYVKNMVTSKSTKFDDLPEAEQNQLREEFPEIGDLSSTKNLSVKNYFNFEKATVKGFEVNLNGNLFPGFTLTGNYTYAYGRGLNEGGEWQNIERSIRHTATITGNYTHSWSDYTLNLNLNGRLQSKVYYPGDADGNAPGYGIWNLNTRHTFDGFRNFVIEPGIGIDNIFNKKDNRPLNKNFALYSPGRSVVISLALRLK, from the coding sequence ATGATAAAGAAAAGACTTCTCACAGCTCTCCTTATGGGAGGAATCATCGCCACCGGTGCCTATGCACAAGCAGAAAAAGGTGACAGCGACGATATGACCAAGAAAACTCACGAGTTGAACCCGGTGGTAGTAACGGGTACAGGTACACATCAGCGACTGAAGAATACCCCGTCTCCCGTATCGGTTATCACTGCCAACGAGATAAAGCGTGCCGGTATCACCGACTTCCAGCAGGCCTTGACCATGATGGTACCCTCGCTCTCCTTCCGTCCGAACGCGATGGGGTCCTATCTGATGATGAACGGACTCTCCAACAAACACGTACTGATATTGGTGAACGGACGCAAGGTCACGGGAGACATCACCGGTAACATCGACCTCAACCAAATAGATATGACCCGCGTCAAGCGCATCGAGGTGCTGAACGGAGCCGCTTCTTCCCTTTATGGTTCGGATGCCATCGGCGGTGTAATCAATATCATTACCAACGAACCTAAAGATGTGGTAGCCTTCAGCAGCAATAGCAGCTATACGAGAAAGAATCAATTCTCCCAAGGCTTGAATCTGGACATCGCCCAAGGAAAAATAGGGTCCTATACTTCCTATAAATACGACCACTCCGACGGTTGGCAAAACAGCCATCTGACAGAAGATGGAGAAGACATCATCGAAACGATTGCCCCGCTCTCCCTGGGCTACAGCTCGAATAACTTTTCGCAGAAGTTTACCTATGATGCTACGGACCAGCTTTCCTTCTATGCCAACGGCGGATACTATAACCGCGGACTCGAACGTCCGGTAGAACGCGAAGACATCACCGGCGGAAGCAAGTACAACACTACCTACGAAGGTTACAACTGGGGGGCAGGCGCCAAATACAAACTGAGTAAACGCAACGTTATCCAGTTCGACTATTCAGGAAACAATTACGCATCACGCTACAAATACCTGATAGAAAACAGCGGATACCTGCCCGGACAGTATGCGCTTACCAAGCTTCAGAAATTCCATGATGCCGAGTTGAAAGGTATCTTCGGTTTTACAACCAACAGCACTACGGTGTTCGGTGTAGACTATCGCCGTGAAGTGCTCCGCCGTCCCGACTCCGATTTGGACAAAAGTGTCTATACGACATCAGCCTACGGCCAGCATGAAGTGAAGCTATGGAACCATCTGACCGGTGTTGTGGGTGTACGCTACGACCATCACGAACAGACGGGCGGACGCTTCACCCCCAAAGTGGCAGCCATGTACAACATAGGCAACTTCAATGTACGTGCCACCTATGCTGCCGGATTCCGCGCTCCGGGAATTGACGAGCTCTACTACCACATGTTCAAGAAGACAATGGGTACACGAGCCACCATCTCATTGGGTGACGAGAACCTCGACCCCGAACGCAGCAACTATTACTCCATCAACATGGAATACCGCACCAACCGTTTCAGTGCTTCCGTCACCGGTTACCTGAACTATGTAAAGAACATGGTAACTTCCAAATCCACTAAATTCGATGACCTACCGGAAGCAGAGCAGAACCAGTTGCGTGAAGAGTTCCCCGAAATCGGTGACCTTTCATCCACGAAAAACCTAAGTGTCAAGAACTACTTCAATTTCGAGAAAGCTACCGTCAAAGGCTTTGAAGTGAACTTGAACGGCAATCTATTCCCGGGCTTCACCCTGACCGGAAACTATACCTACGCCTATGGACGCGGTCTGAACGAAGGAGGCGAATGGCAAAACATCGAGCGCAGCATACGCCATACAGCCACCATCACCGGAAACTATACACACAGCTGGAGCGACTATACCTTGAACCTCAACCTGAACGGTCGTCTGCAAAGCAAAGTCTATTATCCGGGTGACGCGGACGGCAATGCTCCGGGTTACGGCATCTGGAACCTCAATACCCGCCATACCTTCGACGGCTTCCGCAACTTTGTCATCGAACCGGGCATCGGCATAGACAATATCTTCAACAAGAAAGACAACCGCCCGCTGAACAAGAACTTCGCCTTGTATTCTCCGGGACGTTCGGTAGTAATCAGCCTGGCACTCAGACTAAAATAA
- a CDS encoding DUF2149 domain-containing protein — protein sequence MKSKRNRLLHSDSDSDPMGTVANLFDVAMVFAVALMVALVSRFNMTEMFSKEDFTMVKNPGKENMEIITKEGQEIKKYTPSEDQKTSGKRGKKVGVAYQLENGEIIYVPE from the coding sequence ATGAAGAGTAAGAGAAACAGATTACTGCACAGCGATTCGGACTCCGACCCCATGGGTACGGTAGCCAATCTTTTTGACGTAGCGATGGTCTTTGCCGTAGCCTTGATGGTGGCTCTCGTCTCCCGCTTCAATATGACGGAGATGTTTTCTAAAGAAGACTTCACCATGGTGAAGAATCCCGGAAAGGAAAATATGGAAATCATTACCAAAGAAGGGCAGGAAATCAAGAAATACACTCCCAGCGAAGACCAAAAGACCTCCGGTAAAAGAGGAAAGAAAGTGGGAGTTGCCTATCAGCTTGAAAATGGAGAGATTATCTATGTGCCGGAATAA
- the cobJ gene encoding precorrin-3B C(17)-methyltransferase, translating to MKHPKIIVAGIGPGNESDITPAVISALQESDVVVGYKYYFQFVIPYLHPSTTCIDTGMKRERARAEQAFELAEQGKTVCVISSGDAGIYGMTPLVYEMKRERNSNVEIVSLPGISAFQKAASLLGAPVGHDFCVISLSDLMTPWERIERRIIAAAAADFVTAVYNPKSEGRYWQLYRLKELFLQEGRSPETPVGYVRQAGRPEQAVHITTLGDFNPEEVDMFTVVLIGNSQSYEWNGAFITPRGYYRDTNTEATGIGQDIMIRSFRTIEKELKNKHIPLDHKWALLHAIHTTADFEMEHLLHTDEGAVASLYQAIEKGGIKTIVTDVTMAASGIRKGALQRLGIEVKCYLGDPRTATMAAEKGITRTQAGIRLAVEEHPDAFFVFGNAPTALMELCDLIRKGKAHPAGIVAAPVGFVHVQESKHMVKPFTEIPKIIVEGRKGGSNLAATLVNSVLCYNDAEQLRPGRDV from the coding sequence ATGAAACACCCCAAAATAATTGTTGCCGGCATCGGACCGGGCAATGAATCGGATATAACTCCCGCCGTAATTTCCGCTTTGCAAGAATCAGATGTAGTGGTGGGATATAAGTATTATTTCCAATTTGTAATCCCTTATCTCCACCCCTCAACAACATGCATAGATACCGGCATGAAGCGTGAGCGCGCCCGTGCCGAGCAGGCTTTCGAGCTGGCAGAGCAGGGAAAGACGGTCTGCGTCATCAGTTCCGGGGATGCGGGCATCTATGGTATGACGCCGCTTGTCTACGAGATGAAGCGGGAAAGGAACAGCAACGTGGAAATCGTTTCGCTGCCGGGCATCAGCGCTTTCCAAAAGGCAGCCTCACTGCTGGGAGCTCCCGTGGGACATGACTTCTGCGTCATCTCCCTTTCAGACCTGATGACTCCCTGGGAGCGTATTGAAAGGCGTATCATCGCAGCCGCTGCCGCCGACTTCGTGACGGCAGTCTACAACCCCAAAAGTGAAGGACGCTACTGGCAGCTTTACCGCTTGAAAGAACTCTTTCTGCAGGAAGGACGCTCACCGGAAACGCCCGTGGGATATGTGCGCCAGGCAGGACGCCCGGAACAAGCGGTACACATCACCACGCTGGGAGATTTCAATCCCGAAGAGGTGGATATGTTTACAGTCGTATTGATAGGCAACTCACAGTCCTACGAATGGAACGGAGCCTTCATCACTCCGCGCGGCTATTACCGGGACACGAATACCGAAGCCACGGGCATCGGGCAAGACATCATGATTCGTAGTTTCCGTACCATCGAAAAGGAACTGAAGAACAAGCATATTCCCCTCGACCATAAATGGGCTTTACTCCATGCCATACATACCACCGCCGATTTTGAAATGGAGCATCTGCTGCATACGGACGAAGGTGCCGTGGCTTCCTTGTATCAAGCCATCGAGAAAGGCGGAATCAAGACGATTGTCACAGACGTCACGATGGCAGCCAGCGGTATCCGCAAAGGAGCTTTGCAGCGGCTGGGCATAGAGGTGAAATGTTACCTCGGCGACCCGCGCACAGCGACGATGGCTGCAGAGAAAGGCATCACCCGTACCCAGGCAGGCATCCGCCTGGCTGTGGAGGAGCATCCCGATGCTTTCTTTGTATTCGGCAATGCACCTACGGCACTTATGGAACTCTGCGACCTGATACGTAAGGGCAAGGCACATCCGGCGGGCATTGTTGCTGCACCGGTAGGCTTCGTGCATGTGCAGGAGTCCAAACACATGGTGAAACCCTTTACGGAAATACCCAAGATTATCGTAGAAGGACGTAAGGGAGGCAGTAACTTAGCTGCCACGCTGGTGAACTCCGTGCTGTGCTACAACGATGCGGAGCAGTTGCGCCCGGGCAGGGATGTGTAA
- a CDS encoding helix-turn-helix domain-containing protein: MEEVIKLNAVDQYNKMFGLETLHPLVSVVDLSEATGYPRHFTLNYGVYALFLKNTKCGDIRYGKQFYDYQEGTVTSFAPGQVTEVNMLEGMQPSASGLLFHPDLIKGTSLGQGIKQYSFFSYSSTEALHLSEDEKEIFLDCLKKIKMEIQRPIDKHSKGLIARNIELLLDYCMRFYERQFITRSAANKDILMKFEALIDDYFQSDKPQTEGLPSVKYFADKVFLSSNYFGDLVKKETGKTAQEYIQNKIIDLAKEMIIGSGKTVSQIAYELGYQYSQHFNRVFKKNVGYTPSEYRHLQV; this comes from the coding sequence ATGGAAGAAGTAATCAAGCTCAATGCAGTAGACCAATACAACAAGATGTTCGGTCTCGAAACCCTGCACCCGCTGGTCAGCGTAGTCGACTTGTCCGAAGCCACCGGATACCCCAGACATTTCACGTTGAACTATGGCGTATACGCCCTTTTCCTCAAAAATACCAAATGCGGAGATATACGCTATGGAAAACAGTTTTACGATTACCAGGAAGGCACGGTAACCAGCTTCGCCCCGGGCCAGGTGACCGAGGTCAACATGCTGGAAGGTATGCAGCCCAGCGCCTCCGGCCTGCTGTTCCACCCCGACTTGATAAAAGGCACCTCGCTGGGACAGGGAATAAAGCAGTATTCCTTCTTTTCCTATTCCTCTACCGAGGCACTGCATTTGTCCGAAGACGAGAAAGAAATCTTCCTCGACTGTCTGAAGAAGATTAAGATGGAAATCCAACGCCCCATCGACAAGCACAGCAAGGGTCTGATTGCACGCAACATCGAACTGCTGCTGGACTACTGCATGCGTTTCTACGAACGCCAGTTCATCACCCGCTCGGCAGCCAACAAAGACATCCTGATGAAATTTGAAGCACTGATAGACGACTATTTCCAGAGCGACAAACCGCAGACCGAAGGACTGCCTTCCGTGAAATACTTCGCAGACAAAGTGTTCCTCTCTTCTAACTATTTCGGAGATTTGGTGAAGAAGGAAACCGGAAAGACGGCGCAAGAATATATCCAGAACAAAATCATCGACCTGGCCAAAGAAATGATTATAGGAAGCGGGAAGACAGTCAGCCAGATTGCCTATGAGCTGGGATACCAGTATTCGCAGCACTTCAACCGAGTATTCAAGAAAAACGTAGGCTATACTCCGAGCGAATACCGGCACTTGCAGGTTTAG
- a CDS encoding sirohydrochlorin cobaltochelatase, with the protein MKHFFITLYLLGISLFSSAQQEEKAALLITHYGSSDPQTRALTLDVVTREAQEAFPQFTVREAYISPIVRKRLAKEGVYKDSPTDALLKLRAEGYRTIYVQSTTLIEGSEMTSVRRDADKLRPFFKEIKVGNPLLYSVEDCEKVIGILTAEQLRKKEDIVYVGHGNQLPSTATYAMLDFMMKAHGLKNFHVSTIEGYPTLDATLLQLKETRPKSVTLVPLLLVCGNHTKEDIAGVWKTELEKQGYQVNVRMQGLGENKAIRQLYMEHIKAMLKD; encoded by the coding sequence ATGAAACATTTTTTCATCACTCTCTATTTACTCGGCATCAGCCTCTTCTCCTCCGCACAACAAGAGGAGAAGGCGGCTCTGCTCATCACCCATTATGGCAGTTCGGACCCTCAGACACGTGCCTTGACGCTCGACGTCGTGACCCGTGAGGCACAAGAAGCCTTTCCGCAGTTTACAGTGCGCGAAGCATACATCTCGCCGATTGTACGAAAAAGACTTGCCAAGGAGGGTGTGTACAAAGACAGCCCTACGGATGCACTGCTGAAACTTCGCGCCGAAGGCTACCGGACCATCTACGTCCAGAGCACCACCTTGATAGAAGGCAGTGAGATGACCTCCGTCCGCAGGGATGCAGACAAGCTCCGTCCCTTCTTCAAGGAGATAAAAGTGGGAAATCCCCTGCTCTACTCCGTCGAAGACTGCGAGAAGGTAATCGGTATACTGACCGCCGAACAGCTGCGAAAGAAAGAAGACATTGTCTATGTGGGGCACGGCAACCAGCTACCCAGCACGGCTACTTACGCCATGCTCGACTTCATGATGAAAGCCCATGGACTGAAGAACTTCCACGTCAGCACCATTGAAGGATACCCCACCCTGGACGCAACCCTGCTGCAACTGAAAGAGACACGCCCCAAGAGCGTGACATTGGTTCCGTTGCTGTTGGTATGCGGCAACCATACCAAGGAAGATATTGCCGGCGTGTGGAAGACGGAACTTGAAAAGCAAGGCTATCAAGTGAATGTACGCATGCAGGGACTGGGCGAAAACAAAGCCATCCGCCAGCTCTATATGGAACACATCAAAGCCATGCTAAAAGATTGA